In the Mytilus trossulus isolate FHL-02 chromosome 1, PNRI_Mtr1.1.1.hap1, whole genome shotgun sequence genome, one interval contains:
- the LOC134718721 gene encoding uncharacterized protein LOC134718721 produces the protein MFVPQARIKLGTTRPSWFGGPSRKRNLPKRDLKWFEFIRMPYLVPNVVGSVIGFSVLCSGALLCYIGYNPQKFFDISENSSIYNSTNTSNVTTKVPVETKYTQLKSLAYVGPVLMGIGFFVLMVAVVLYCEIRDKFVQSILPSRNLSNTKKGVLYDMVIDEFRKNYFRGIEVPIRKPSKRSNKVASKMPTLYKALSISTPALLITPEIQRKWLNDKKVTQKPKRKRCLSDHETWLKTSSMPNIRPKSFKRIQRRFSKYSKYCGEKNTIPKFNHCNTDDKSAHDMETTEKNSETCFSNPAFRGSPTETIELDDISTDFLQDKTNISGKSRQSDVVIHIDADDTVFNGQEYTERRHSYSSNVTNSKKIDGKAKQGVKDDCSDVSDITTKSGTGAILKVDKKRKSLHKSQDRLDVIGKRGPYKTCIGVFRSESCLHRIRNIVNKHDRDDGDNSSLNSLTLNEEVMKFFEPSPLNNDIPKT, from the coding sequence ATGTTTGTGCCTCAAGCACGGATAAAGCTTGGAACCACAAGACCAAGTTGGTTTGGCGGACCTTCAAGGAAACGAAACTTACCGAAGCGAGACTTGAAATGGTTCGAGTTTATCCGAATGCCATATTTAGTTCCGAATGTTGTAGGATCTGTTATTGGTTTCTCTGTTTTGTGTAGTGGTGCACTTTTGTGTTACATTGGATATAATCCACAAAAGTTCTTCGACATTTCAGAAAACTCATCTATTTACAACAGTACAAACACATCGAATGTTACAACGAAAGTTCCAGTTGAAACAAAATATACGCAGTTGAAATCATTAGCTTATGTTGGTCCAGTTTTAATGGGAATTGGATTTTTTGTGCTTATGGTAGCGGTGGTGTTATATTGTGAAATAAGAGACAAATTCGTTCAAAGCATTCTCCCTAGTAGAAACTTGTCAAATACAAAGAAAGGTGTATTATATGACATGGTTATAGACGAGTTCCGAAAGAACTACTTCCGGGGTATCGAAGTTCCGATTAGAAAACCAAGTAAACGTTCTAATAAAGTGGCTTCCAAAATGCCAACATTATATAAAGCATTGAGTATCAGTACACCTGCTTTACTGATAACACCGGAAATTCAAAGAAAATGGCTTAATGACAAAAAAGTGACACAAAAACCCAAACGAAAAAGGTGTTTAAGTGATCACGAAACATGGTTAAAAACGTCATCTATGCCAAATATCCGTCCGAAATCATTCAAGCGAATACAGCGaaggttttcaaaatattctaaatactGTGGTGAGAAGAATACTATTCCAAAATTTAATCATTGCAACACCGATGATAAGTCTGCACATGATATGGAAACAACAGAGAAAAACTCCGAGACTTGTTTTTCTAATCCAGCGTTCCGGGGATCCCCTACGGAAACAATAGAACTCGACGATATTTCAACCGATTTTCTTCAAGACAAAACGAATATATCAGGAAAATCTCGTCAGTCAGATGTCGTTATTCACATAGACGCAGACGACACTGTGTTTAATGGTCAGGAATATACTGAAAGGCGGCATAGTTATTCAAGCAATGTTACAAATTCCAAGAAAATTGATGGCAAAGCCAAACAAGGTGTTAAGGATGATTGTTCGGACGTTTCAGATATTACTACCAAAAGCGGTACAGGTGCAATCTTAAAAGTTGACAAAAAGAGAAAGAGTTTACATAAGAGCCAGGATCGACTTGATGTTATTGGTAAAAGAGGTCCTTACAAGACCTGTATTGGAGTATTCAGAAGTGAATCGTGCTTACATAGAATACGAAATATTGTTAACAAACATGATAGAGATGATGGTGATAATTCGTCATTAAATTCGTTGACCCTTAACGAAGAAGTCATGAAATTTTTCGAACCTTCACCTTTAAACAACGACATTCCTAAAacttaa